The following coding sequences are from one Verrucosispora sp. WMMD573 window:
- a CDS encoding fused MFS/spermidine synthase, giving the protein MGRRRDADRITEPVDTGLAELVPDRDRPGSWTLLLDGAPQSHVDLTDPTHLEFEYVRRLAAAIDLVAPTGAPLRVLHLGGGALTLPRYVAATRPGATQRVVEVDGALVDLVRRVLPWRADPRLKVRVGDARTVLASCREASYDVVVADVFAGARTPARLTSVEYAAEAARALHPAGWYLANIADGPPLRHARGQVATVRTVLPRACLVADAAVLRGRRYGNLVLLAGRQDPPVAALTRRAAGDWFPGRVLVEAELDRFTGGATVVHDADAVDSTPPPPGIFSVER; this is encoded by the coding sequence ATGGGTCGGCGGCGCGACGCCGACCGGATCACCGAGCCTGTCGACACGGGGCTCGCCGAGTTGGTGCCGGATCGGGACCGGCCCGGCTCGTGGACGCTGCTGCTGGACGGCGCACCGCAGTCGCATGTGGACCTGACCGATCCGACGCACCTGGAGTTCGAGTACGTCCGTCGACTGGCCGCCGCGATCGACCTGGTGGCGCCGACGGGCGCTCCGCTGCGGGTACTGCATCTGGGCGGCGGTGCGCTGACCCTGCCGAGGTACGTCGCCGCCACCCGTCCCGGCGCTACCCAGCGGGTGGTCGAGGTGGACGGGGCGCTTGTCGATCTGGTGCGGCGGGTGTTGCCGTGGCGGGCCGATCCGCGCCTGAAGGTACGGGTGGGTGACGCGCGGACGGTGCTCGCCTCGTGCCGGGAGGCCAGTTACGACGTGGTGGTCGCCGACGTCTTCGCGGGTGCCCGGACACCAGCCCGACTGACCTCGGTGGAGTACGCGGCCGAGGCGGCCCGGGCGCTGCACCCGGCGGGCTGGTATCTGGCCAACATCGCCGACGGGCCGCCGCTGCGCCACGCCCGGGGACAGGTCGCCACCGTGCGGACGGTGCTGCCCCGGGCCTGTCTGGTCGCCGACGCCGCTGTGCTGCGTGGCCGGCGCTACGGCAATCTGGTGCTCCTCGCCGGCCGCCAGGACCCACCGGTGGCCGCGCTGACCCGCCGGGCCGCCGGTGACTGGTTTCCCGGCCGGGTGCTGGTCGAGGCGGAACTCGATCGCTTCACCGGAGGCGCCACGGTGGTGCACGACGCCGATGCGGTCGACTCGACGCCACCTCCGCCGGGGATTTTTTCCGTCGAACGTTGA
- a CDS encoding zf-HC2 domain-containing protein, with amino-acid sequence MSRVDHMDVAAYALGVLDEQDMERFEEHLATCWACAAELETMVPVVGLLSDIDEESITALEQTHSDPVLLDRTLVALRTHRRRARFRQVLATAAAVVVFGGLTGVVFSNLTDSSTPPPIAGPTTGPVDPPSDRPGNPSGPSVGGNEQEGAQVDVTDPTTGVKATFFLIAKDFGTRMDFSLSKLPGPRTCRLVVVREDGSTEVVSTWSVPDGGYGTNANPQLLALSAATSTKLDDIKQFEVQEIDSRGATDTLVTVPTA; translated from the coding sequence ATGAGCCGGGTTGACCACATGGACGTCGCCGCGTACGCGCTCGGCGTGCTTGACGAACAGGACATGGAGCGGTTCGAGGAACACCTCGCGACCTGCTGGGCCTGTGCCGCCGAGTTGGAGACGATGGTGCCGGTGGTCGGGCTGCTCTCCGACATCGACGAGGAGTCGATCACGGCGCTGGAGCAGACCCACTCGGATCCGGTCCTGTTGGACCGGACGCTTGTGGCGCTGCGTACGCATCGTCGGCGGGCCCGGTTCCGGCAGGTCCTGGCGACCGCCGCGGCCGTGGTGGTCTTCGGTGGGCTGACCGGTGTCGTGTTCAGCAATCTCACCGACAGCAGCACGCCACCGCCGATCGCCGGGCCGACCACGGGTCCGGTGGATCCACCGAGCGACCGCCCCGGCAACCCCAGTGGTCCGAGCGTGGGTGGCAACGAGCAGGAGGGTGCGCAGGTCGACGTCACCGACCCGACCACCGGCGTGAAGGCGACGTTCTTCCTGATCGCGAAAGACTTCGGCACCAGGATGGACTTCAGCCTGAGCAAGCTGCCGGGGCCACGCACCTGCCGCCTGGTGGTGGTACGCGAGGACGGCTCCACCGAGGTCGTCTCCACCTGGTCCGTGCCGGACGGCGGGTACGGCACGAACGCCAACCCGCAGTTGCTCGCCCTGTCGGCGGCCACGTCGACGAAGCTGGACGACATCAAGCAGTTCGAGGTGCAGGAGATCGACTCGCGGGGCGCCACGGACACCCTGGTGACCGTCCCGACGGCCTGA
- a CDS encoding sigma-70 family RNA polymerase sigma factor — protein sequence MHALAVGWQGDRVRVDWMSARSQSRPATSTRGVDSRAAARQNSPVTPRPTPGRHQASTTEAAHSDQLVRTLYAEHAGPLLMFVMRLTGGDRQRAEDIVQETLLRAWRNAHRLGAQGQGSLRPWLVTVARRIAIDEHRSEQARPAETYDRDLTAFAEADSTDRVLRSMTVADALRTLSQSHREILVATYFRGRTVPEAAEELGLPLGTAKSRVYYALRALRTALQERGVTE from the coding sequence ATGCACGCACTGGCGGTCGGTTGGCAGGGCGACCGGGTGCGGGTGGACTGGATGTCCGCCCGGTCCCAGTCGCGGCCCGCCACGTCCACCCGTGGGGTCGACTCTCGTGCGGCGGCTCGCCAGAATAGCCCGGTGACGCCGCGACCCACCCCTGGCCGCCACCAGGCTTCCACCACCGAAGCCGCCCATTCCGACCAGTTGGTCCGCACGCTCTACGCGGAACACGCCGGACCGCTGCTGATGTTCGTGATGCGGTTGACCGGCGGTGACCGGCAACGGGCCGAGGACATCGTCCAGGAGACGCTGCTGCGGGCCTGGCGCAACGCGCATCGGCTGGGCGCACAGGGACAGGGGTCGCTACGGCCGTGGCTGGTGACGGTGGCGCGACGGATCGCCATCGACGAGCACCGCAGCGAGCAGGCCCGCCCGGCCGAGACGTACGACCGGGATCTGACCGCGTTCGCCGAGGCCGACAGCACCGATCGGGTGCTTCGGTCGATGACGGTGGCGGACGCGCTGCGAACGTTGAGTCAGTCGCACCGGGAGATCCTGGTGGCGACGTACTTCCGGGGCCGGACGGTGCCGGAGGCGGCCGAGGAGCTCGGTCTGCCACTGGGCACCGCGAAGTCGCGGGTCTACTACGCGCTGCGCGCGCTGCGCACAGCTCTGCAGGAGAGGGGGGTGACGGAATGA